In Bubalus kerabau isolate K-KA32 ecotype Philippines breed swamp buffalo chromosome 4, PCC_UOA_SB_1v2, whole genome shotgun sequence, one DNA window encodes the following:
- the GCNT1 gene encoding beta-1,3-galactosyl-O-glycosyl-glycoprotein beta-1,6-N-acetylglucosaminyltransferase isoform X1, whose translation MLRKLWRRKLFSYPAKYYFLFLVFSVVTFTVLRIHQKPEFVNFGHLELFEENPSSNINCTKILQGDVDEIQKVKLESLTVKFKKRARWTNYDYINMTGDCASFIKKRKYITEPLSKEEAEFPIAYSIVVHHKIEMLDRLLRAIYMPQNFYCIHVDGKSEKSFLAAAVGIASCFSNVFVASQLESVVYASWSRVQADLNCMQDLYQMNAGWKYLINLCGMDFPIKTNLEIVRKLKLLMGENNLETEKMPSHKKERWKKHYEVVDGKLTNMGTDKIHPPLETPLFSGSAYFVVSKEYVEYVLQNQNIQKFMEWAKDTYSPDEYLWATIQRIPEVPGSLSLSHKYDMSDMQAIARFVKWQYFEGDVSKGAPYPPCSGVHVRSVCVFGAGDLNWLLHVHHLFANKFDTDIDLFAIQCLDEHLRHKALETLKP comes from the coding sequence ATGCTGAGGAAGTTGTGGAGGAGGAAACTTTTTTCTTATCCCGCTAAATACTACttcttatttcttgttttttcGGTGGTCACATTCACTGTTTTAAGAATTCATCAAAAGCCTGAATTTGTAAATTTTGGACATTTGGAGCTGTTTGAAGAGAATCCTAGTAGTAATATTAATTGCACCAAAATTCTACAGGGTGATGTAGATGAAATCCAAAAGGTAAAGCTTGAGAGTCTAacagtgaaatttaaaaagcGTGCTCGATGGACAAACTATGACTACATAAACATGACTGGTGATTGTGCTTCTTTCATTAAGAAGCGCAAATATATTACAGAACCACTTAGTAAAGAAGAGGCGGAATTTCCAATAGCATATTCTATAGTGGTTCATCACAAAATTGAAATGCTTGACAGGCTCCTGAGGGCCATATATATGCCTCAGAATTTCTATTGTATTCACGTGGATGGAAAATCAGAGAAATCCTTTTTGGCTGCAGCTGTTGGCATCGCATCCTGCTTCAGTAATGTCTTTGTCGCCAGTCAGCTGGAGAGCGTGGTGTATGCGTCCTGGAGCCGGGTTCAGGCTGACCTTAACTGCATGCAGGACCTCTACCAGATGAATGCAGGCTGGAAGTACCTGATAAATCTCTGCGGTATGGATTTTCCTATTAAAACCAACCTGGAAATTGTCAGGAAGCTGAAGCTGTTGATGGGCGAGAACAACCTAGAAACAGAGAAAATGCCATCCCATAAGAAAGAAAGGTGGAAAAAGCATTATGAAGTCGTGGATGGAAAGCTGACAAACATGGGGACTGACAAAATACATCCACCTCTTGAAACACCTCTGTTTTCAGGCAGTGCCTATTTTGTGGTCAGTAAGGAGTATGTGGAGTACGTGCTCCAGAACCAAAATATCCAAAAGTTTATGGAGTGGGCAAAAGACACATACAGCCCAGACGAGTATCTCTGGGCCACTATTCAGAGGATCCCCGAAGTCCCAGGGTCATTGTCCTTAAGCCATAAGTATGACATGTCTGACATGCAAGCGATTGCCAGGTTTGTTAAATGGCAGTACTTTGAAGGAGACGTTTCCAAGGGCGCCCCCTACCCGCCGTGCAGCGGCGTCCACGTGCGCTCTGTGTGCGTTTTCGGAGCTGGTGACTTGAACTGGCTGTTGCACGTGCACCACTTGTTTGCCAACAAATTCGACACGGACATTGACCTCTTTGCCATCCAGTGTTTGGACGAGCATCTGAGGCATAAAGCCCTGGAGACGTTAAAACCCTGA